TGAAAGAAGCAGCAGACCAAGCATTGCCTTATATATAAAAGTATCGCAATGACTGAGCCTTCGGGTGAAGAGAAGACCATCCAACCCGAGAGTATAACTCACAGTGATGTGTCAATGGTTTACAATTTGTAATGAACCTCAGGGAAGCAGAATATGCAGTATTGATCATATGAAGACATTTAGCAGAAGCATTCATGTACAGAATATCTCCATAATCTAGTACTGGTAGAAAGGTAGCAGCAACAAGTCGCCTCTTAGCATTAAAGGAAAAACAGCTTATTTCGAAAGTAAAAACCCAATTTTATCCTCAGTTTCTTCACAAGTTTCTCTATATGCTGCTTAAAAGTGAGGGAGTCATCGATCCAGACACCTAGgtatttatattcattttattgttttatattagtACGGTATGTATTCTTGGGCGTACTTGGTCATCAGATCAGTAGCTAGGCGTGCTATACATTTGTTTATGGTGTGACATATTTTAGACAGCCACATTTCATTTCATCAGAGGGAGAAATAGGATGAATGAGATGGATATTGAATGTCGGGTGGTCGGGGGTGTCGGCTCCTCTGAACTTCTGAACTCACAAGCATCTGAGAGCAGAACATCGTAGTCAGATCAGCAGATCAGCTGATCCGCCCGGCTCTCCTTAATATAGAGACCCGCgctgggtttgttttttttttttctatacacCAAAGGGTATCAAATATACTTTGAGTGTAAAAGACAAACTTATTCAGTCATATCTCAGAGAGCAAAAATTGAAATTCACACAAACACTAAAgtgctttttaaatgtttttaactgCACGTGGAAACTCACATGACTGTGTTTTGCCCTTGGCCTGAGGGCAGTAATCCGAGTCCTGGGCAGCTCGACGGTCGTCATAAACATTTAATCACCAGCCAGACCAGAACTGCAGCAACTCAAATCACCTGTCCTACGTTGCTCTGCACTAccagttatttgttttataaGTCTGTACTACATGTACAAGTACAGCTTCATGTTATTATAGTTGTAACAATCGATGCTTTTAAGAGCAAACTTAAAACACTCTTGTTTCTCCCAGCTTTTAAACATTAGTAGTGAGACAGTTGTTTTATGACCATCATGTTGATTTTACtgtatgtacttttattctaggagtTTATcggtattttcttgtttttatcgtatttctacttttattgttttattcgttttattattgatgttttatttttttgtgaagcaccttgtgacattccgttgtctgtgaaagttgctatataaatacatttcactTACGTacaattaggaatgggcgatattttaccgttcacgatataccgtcaaaaaaattctccacggtaagaatttgtcatctcgcggtagaaacgataaattcccattgatgacgtttttgtgcaaagctgatttatggttctgcgttaaatccacgcacaatgtatgtgaaggaaggaaggaaggaaggaaggaaggaaaattcccgttgatgacggggcggatctgagtcattacagttttgcagtacaggtgtaactcatttaattggtttttattaattcaatttaattggtgtagtttagtatttagtattcttttagagcagtgatttgggagctccaaagactgaatgtggtgatagatttatagttacaaaggtggagttgaattggtattttttttatcatcatttttatcgttatcaggataaatgccagaaattatcgtgatacattttttagtccataccgcccatccctacgtACAATAAGGGGGTTATTTAATCTGTCAATTGACCCAACTtcttacaaaaaataaacacctatttttttcctctctctctcttgtaaGTGGCATTACACAAGTTTATccaaaattcaaattaaaaaactaGTAGGAACCAGTGTTTAAAATTAGGATAGTTTTTGTTGAACCTTTTCAGAGCATCTGTTAACAGAGATGATTTGATAATCCATTTGTACACGTTGGCCCCCAGAGCCGATGCTCAGCGCCCTGCTGAGGAGGATGCCGAGTCTGGAGTCGGCTGAGATCCATCAGCTGGTCAACTGTCCGGAGTCGTTCACGCCCGACATGCGCTGCCTGATGGGGGAGACACCCGGCCTGTCGGGCTACTACGTGCTAGCAGGGATGAACTCCTCGGGTCTGTCCTTCGCTGGAGGAGCTGGCAAGTGAGTACGCTTGTACGTCTGCTGTATGTGAGCACAGGTACGACCCGATGGGCTGGAAGCTGAATTGtaaacttatttttgtcttaagTTGAATTTGTCGAGGGTTcctattaggcctgtgttgaaaaaatcaattttccgattctaaatcgattcttatattaattcctaaaaatcgatttgtaggtctaaagatcgatttaaaaaaaaaaaaaaaaaaaaattcccatcattacaacttttggtatttttttgtttatgctcaaaaaaggaatgttttgttggacacgagaataactggtgccatgtttttgccttttaaatatgtttaatgttatgaaaacattaaagttttcagttataattgcataaattgtctatatttaattactttatatactgtattggggttacatttgcataaaatgctaaaaaccaaattctcaaaaattcccAGCCCTAGTTCCTGTAAATGTGTTTCCCACTGAAACGCTGTCGGCCGCAGCTCGTTGTTGTTTGTCGGCACTGCCGTGTAGACGGGTTGTGATTGTGCAGCGACGCAGAGTCAGCCCGTTGTGTGTTCTGTTGTTCAGATACCTGGCAGAGTGGATGACCTACGGCTACCCCACCGCCAACGTCTGGCCGCTCGACGTCAAGCGCTTCGGCAACCTGCAGAGCAGCCGCACCTTCCTGAGACACCGAGTGATGGAAGTCACGCGTGAGTGGGGACACACCTGCAAATAATACTGTTAtaagggtcaatgacgtgacgcctatattttctgataaacagattttttttttcaattcaaaaaaggtttaaatggataagaatatatatatatatatatatatatatatatatatatatatatatatatatatatatatatatatatatatatgaccaacctgtcccacatatggacacacttgaattttacaaaaaatactagttatttgggattttgttgttgttttaagcgtcaaaatgtcatgtggtgcgaccgtccgaccatgactcttgttttgaaaacttttttttgaaatcactctaaatgtttctTAAATAAATCTTCTGaaggtggcatccacaatgatttTAAACAACCATTAATAAATTGGTAATGCAGAAAAACAGATACTACAAAGATAATAgaacaaaggacaaaataaaacaaaggcaaaacatatcaaaaactggacaaggatagctgcaacaaggtaatctatgtcaattttaaatacatctttcgAGTTCGGACTTAATTTCATCTGCTGCCAtatgccaaaataaaatattttgttgttttgcattatgaattggggctgtagatatttccaggtAGATAATTTCAAGGAAGGTCaaataccaatgggagatgttaagcgtgtgtggtggtttccatcttactgctattatcttttttgctgctgttaggccagcaagcaaAATTAGTTTCTGACATAGTGAAGCATTAATTgttgataaattatttaaaataagtgtttgagggtttaTTGGAATATTCTGTGCTGTTATCGAGGATAATGCAGTTGCAACCTGTTACAGTTTGGAGAAAATTCTTAAAGGAGTTCGCTTATAAGCACCTGTCAGTCAACATCTTGgtgcttttcctttttatttgtatttttttttaactcttgctCTAATAACTGTGTGTGTTCCGTCCTCTAGCTCTGCTGTACGAGCTCAAGGTTCCTCGGTGGGACTTCCAGACGGGCCGCCAGCTCCGGACCAGCCCTCTGTACGACCGGCTGGACACCCAGGGAGCTCGCTGGATGGAGAAACACGGCTTCGAACGTCCAAAATACTTTGTTCCTCCAGGAAAAGGTACAGCCTCCTGAACAGCAGCTTTCTCATTCTCAGGACTCTTCGGTGAGTCTCAAGAGATCAAGACTTGAGTTTTTCAGGTGCCGTCGAAGCGCCTCCCTGCACGTTCAGGTCACACATAATGCTTTATATCTTAGTAGCTCGCTTTGAAACTGCCGTCCCATAACTGAAAATCACAGTTTACTCCAGGTTTCCTGGAAGCTGTGTGGTTAAACTGGTTTTACATCTATTATTAAGCAGGCGATTTCATGTGAAAAGAGCTTTCATTATAGTCTAACATCAGTAATCGGAAGCTTGCAGGGATTTCTTTCATGAGGTAATatcatttgaaagaaaaaatttaatttacacaaattacttttttgtaaaaaaaaaaaaagggggtgatTTGGGGGAAATTTACAGCTTCCAGTTCACTTAAATTTAGAAGCCCAACAAAACTTTAATTCCAGTTAGCATTAATTGTGATGTCACATATGGTTTCCAGCTCTGCGCCAGAGAGTGTTTATATCAGAGCGTGATCGCCACGTTCTGGGCAGCACTTTTAGCAGATTTTGAACAGGAGTAATAAAATCTGAGTCCAGCTACACACTCTGTGAATCAGAGCAGGATTTCTGCGCTGAAGTTGTTCAGAGATCTGAGGAGTGACGTGTGTGTCGTTGCAGATCTGCTGTCTCTGGACCAGAGCAAAACCTTCTACAAGCCCGACTGGTTCGACATCGTCGGAGCTGAAGTGAAATGCTGCAAAGAGGCCGTCTGTGTCATCGACATGTCCTCCTTCACCAAGTTTGAACTAACTGTGAGTTGCAGTGCATCATGGGCCGTTTATAAGTATCACTGATTTACAGCCGTCGTGCTTGTGAGCGCTTTGATATGAACTGTTGGAAGAGCCGGTCTGTACATCAGTACTGGAATCCCTCATTTTTGGCGGGGGTTacattccaaaaagaacctgtgataagtgaaatccgtgGAGTTGTAaccttttatattattatacaaggcttcaggttgcggagatcagcaccgccccaccgcgacctgGATCTGAACGGGAGAATCGGTGCAGAACTATGTGTCAACATTCTGGCTTTTGGAGAAAATTTGCAAACTTAAATGTGGCAAACTGTGTTATGTACATCTGGAGTACATATTAAACcgtaacgttattgacacacaggaagtggaaaagcagggagactgtttagcccaggggtcggcaatccgcggctctagagccgcatgcggctctttagcgccgccctagtggctcctggagctttttcaaaaatgtttgactttttttttcttttttttcctttttttgatttctttttttccttttttttctcttttcttttttccttttttaatctcgccattttgacttttttctcgaaatttctacttttttctcgaaatttctacttttttctcgaaattttgactttttcctcgagatttcgacttttctctcgaaatttccactttttttgacatttccacttttttctcgacatttccacttttttctcgaagagcataatgaaaaaaaaaatcttcccccagttataactaatatagaaacatgcagcatgtgttgccttcattttaaggctgacttttcattttttacggctccagaaatattagttttttgtgtttttggtccaatatggctctaaaacattttgggttgccgacccctggtttagccaaacagaatgcagaacacgatgcacaatgcaaatctgtgaagcatcgagacgtgaaaggtgaacggCGTtacagcgagggattactgtgtTGCGTACACGTGAAGCAGAGCAGTTTTATTCGGTGTAACGCTGAAGCTTCTGCTTTGCTCCGGTGTCTCAGTCTACAGGCGATCAGgctctggagctgctgcagcatctTTGTGCCAACGACCTGGACGTTCCTGTCGGACACATCGTCCACACCGGCATGCTGAACGAGAGAGGGGGATACGAGAACGACTGCAGCGTCGTccgcatcagcaaaaacaggtCTGAAACATCCGGCTGATAAAACTGCACAGACAAAGTTTgttatgtcaatgtcaattttatttatatagcacatttcaaaacaaccaaggtcgaccaaagtgctgtacagtttACAATAACATGAAACAATAGCacaagaaaatacagtacaaagtgcAGAAACAATGAAATCACTAATGTACTAGggtgatcaataaaatagtaataaaaaatagacaGCAAACAACAGACGCACAAAGTgagaaatacattttcaaagaagacttaaaaacatCTAGGGTCTGAGCAGATGTAATGGTTAGTGGCAGCTATTCCAGAGCTTAGCTTAGCCACCGCAAAGGCTTGGTCACCTTTTGTTTTGAGTCTGGATTTTGGGACGTCTAAGAGCAACTGACTTGATGACCTCAGTGCTCTGGCTGGTGTGTGAGTGTGGAGAAGTTCAGTAAGGTATTGGGATGCCaagccattcagtgatttatcaaccaaaatcttaaaatcaattGTGTAGTGAACAGGAAGTCAGTGCAGGGAGGCCAGAACCGGGTAATGTTGTCACATTTTCTAGTGCCAGTCAGAAGTCGAGCAGCAGCATTCTGCACCAGCTGCAGGCGTCGCACACAACGCTggtctaaagcctgaattatggttctgcgtcaaaccacgCAGtccccgtgacgccgtcgtgaaccttcggacttctccgtcactccatttctccacggtgcagtaccccccgcgaccgctaattcgcgatcttttcctgaatggtttatccaactttttccggtcacagtgaatcaaagagataaggacaactattgtgcaaaaaaactaataaaaaagaatcacacatacacgaagaaaaaagtgctgaaagttcacgactgcttcaaaccggaaaccggaaatgcgttgcttccaaatgaactaatcacagccctctccgtctgcgtttggtctgcgtcgccttgaCGCGTAGTTCCAATTttcggcgtgtggtctgcgtcgacgcgtaccacacgccgtaggcacggggtcgttttgacgcagaaccataactcaagctttagccCACATGCAGAGCGTTGCAATAGTCTAGCCGTGACGTAATGAACGCGTGAATGACTCTCTCCAAGTCTTTAGGAGACAGGTAGGGCTTAACTTTGGCCAGGAGCCTTAGCTGAAAAAAGGCACCTTTGACTTAGACCCAATCTATCAAATTTAAACTCACTATCAAAAGTGACACCAAGGcttttaataaaataactttttggAACCAAGGGGGACCAGAGCAGCAACAGTCATTTAAAACAACCGGATGTCCAAACACAATAACCTCCGTCTtattttcatttacatttttaaatgaaacaGTGAGTTATGAATCCAAACTCACGGCCGTTTCCTCCCCAGCTTCTTCATCATCTCTCCAACAGACCAGCAGGTCCACTGCTGGTCCTGGATCAAGAAGCACATGCCGGAGGACCCGCACCTCCACCTGGAGGACGTGAGCTGGAAGTACACGGGTGAGAATGTGGGGGGCGGCGTCGGGAGCAGGGaggaaacattaaaaacacattcataTCCAGTACAGTTGTTTGAGAAACCTAGTTTTGGTATTTAATCAACTTGTGGAAAACCAAGGAGTCTGGCCTTCATCAGAACACCTTTTCTTATCTCCCTGCTCTTTTCCTGTAGCTTTAAATCTGATCGGACCCCGAGCGATGGACGTTCTGGCCGAGCTGTCGTACGTTTCCATGACGCCTGACCGTTTTCCCTCCATGTTCTGCAAGgtaaaaaacccaaacctggtCGACCTCAGGGCTGGGATCAGTCTGGGATCGTCGGGAGCAGCAGCTGACTGTGTTTCCTGCTGACTGTGTTTCCTGTGTTTCCAGGAGATGAGCGTCGGCTACGCCAACGGGATCAGAGTGATGAGCATGACTCACACCGGAGAGCCGGGTTTCATGCTCTACATCCCCATAGAGGTGCAACCTGAACACACGACAACAtctattagtttagtttagtttattcatttggcaatataagacaaattgaacaaaaaatgaaaaaacaatgaaataatatgcaaggaaaggaagaagcctggtgacttatatagaatcctttccatatatgaataaaaaacacaacaaaagctacacaagggggagtaaaaaaaacacaaaagaaaatgtaactcagattaaataataaacactacaaagatgaaacaataagaaagttctttaaatgttttttcaatattggcaaggatggtgatgatttaagagatttattgagtaaATTCCACAAGTGgagaaagattgatgtttacatgttctacaaaacggtaaattaaaatcatctttgttccttgtggcataagaatgaatattggaattaacacaaaagaaattatgaaaagaagaaggaagatctagtatataatttttaaaattgaacataaataaacatgtttgaaaaatgtttattgacggataataatgaatatttaatgaaaaggggagcagatggctcatatctgtttgcatgtgatatcattctgagaaaccttttttgaataatcaataatttattaatatatgttgaatgtgttgaagcccaaacaatgttgcagtaattaagatgagggaagattaaactataatagagagttaaatgagaggaaggaagaacaaaAGGACAAACCTTTCTCAAAATACCAAACATCTTCATAGATTTCATGCATACAGTATCAATATGTTGTATCCAATTTAAACAATCATCGATAATGATTTAATTAACACAATTAAacataagataatcctttattttctccctcagtggggaaacttattttgttggcagcagtacacttagcacacacatgcaggggaggggtaaaaagagactaaaaagtaaaaaatatatataaaatatgtataattacagaaatatgagcagtatatacagtagattgaaagaaaaaaaaaagcaggtaggatgtgtgtgaggtagacagatattgcacataattGCACATGTTATacgttattgcacatgttattgtccgttaactactgagagcaggcctggttgtaaagtctgatggcatcggggaggaaggacctgcgatgcctctcagtggtGCCACCGGGTCACAGGACGCTTGGCAGCACATTCAACATTCAGATCCAGAACATGTTGTTCCTGATGTTAATGTGGGGGAACAAGCCGATCTTCTGGCTGCTGGAGTGACCGtggtgtgtctgtctgtcctcCAGTACGCGCTGCACGTCTACAACGAGGTCATATCCGTGGGCCAGAAGTTCGGCATCCGCAACGCCGGCTACTACGCCCTGCGCAGCCTCCGCATCGAGAAGTTCTTCGCCTTCTGGGGCCAGGACCTGGACACCTTCACCACCCCGCTGGAGTGTGGACGCGAGTTCAGGGTCAAGTTTGACAAGGTCCGTTTACCCGAGAGGCCTCGCCGTTTCCgatccggtgttctgccaatttctgctccctcccgacaaatgctactttgtggtttctgcacacgcgcacagtggattttcaaagtttgattgccacgccaatcatttcttacacgatgtaaaattgataatatgggatgttgagtatttgatccttcaaaatacatgacccatgacatgaattgcattacataaagagaaaaagagaaaaaaaaaacaattctatcgcttaatttgatattcattcagtcattcgcctttatttaaacaggcaggtcattaagaacattcttatttacaatgacgaacTGGCAAGATacaaggaccacttggaggggcaaaggaagtggtttagggagtaaaaggtagaaaaccattagggagcattttttggcaaaggagcagaaattggcaggtCCTGCGTGGGTCGTCCGTCTCACATCACCAGCAGGGCCGACGCTCATTTTCACTCAGGCTCCTCCAACCTGACGCATCACACGCCCTTTCTCGAAAAGGTCTCACTCAAGTTTGACATTTAATATGAAAGGGTTGAAAAATGAGACACAAAAAGCGGATCGGAAAATAAATATTACCCCCATTTCTCCCAAGTTTtattgtacagcacaattcaacacaagtaattcaaagtgctttacatcaacattaaaagcagcaagacacaattaaactgttttttttttaatatatttttttaatttgttcataaaaatcagggataaaaaaataaataaaaagtgacattatttatttttttagtttatttgtacagcacaattcaacacaagctaattcaaagtgctttacatcaacattaaaagtggtaAGACACAATTaaccagtaaataacaaattaaatgaaataaaatgataagaaaggaggtataataataaaaagcacaagttgttaaaaagtacccttactttttacttgtgctttttattattttattaatttcttacttaatttaagagtacgcttcagtaaacagtaatgtttttatcctgatttaaaggatctacagttggagcagacctcaggtctacaggaagtttgttccaccggtgaggagcagaataactgaacgctgcctcaccttgcttggtcctggttctggaaccacaacaaacctggggccggattcatcAATATGTTCTCAAGAACGATCATAAGAAAtgtctaaaattaagaagttcataagaaagttcttaagtgaaattcctcaattttttcttaagaaccgtcttaagaaccgtcatttcttacgaatttcttatttttcctacttaagaaattcttaaaatatgtcattgcattgcacacgccaacaaactatatatatatatatatatatatatatatatatatatatatatatatatatatatatatatatatattatacataaaTTATACATACAGGTACTTCTGGTCTTAAatgtcagtcactcactaaacatggagaaggagaaaaagagatgcaggaacttttcaaggttctggtggatgagattaatgtgagaaaaaaaaaatactatttgagaaaattaataataattaactaccacgctaattaatatgctaacaaacagttaacaggctctttgtgtaattaattacaaagtatatcctcaaactatgacctactagtctaaacttgtctaaaatgtgttgaaaaaggtgatattagagtcttattattattattattattattattattaccttttgacagaagaaattttaaggtAGGTCAAGGTTgttttaaagttaagaaaaaagtcaagaacaaattttagaacttttatttcaagaataccatttattcttaagaagaaacttaagaagaaagttgagaaaatacttaagaacttttttggagaatatgacttcttctcttttttcttcttaagactgaacttaagaaaaaaatgacacttaagaagattttttttcttaagaatattttgtgaatccggccccagatccagatgaacctcaggggtctgggagcttcataggaactaaaagatccagcatggattttggtccaagaccattcaggtctttgtagaccagcgtTTTCTTCACCTCCTCTGTCTgaccgtttcctcctccagGACACCAACTTCCTGGGCCGGGAGGCGTTGCTGCAGCAGCGGCAGGACGGCGTGTTCCGGCGGTTCGTCATGCTGATCCTGGAGGACCACGACACGGAGCTGGACCTGTGGCCGTGGTGGGGCGAGCCCATCTACTGCAACGGCCTGCTGGCCggcaccaccaccagcagcgcCTACAGCTACACGCTGGAGCGCCACGTCTGCCTGGGCTTCGTGTCGCCGCCGCCCAGCGCCGAGGGCCTGCCCACCGCCATCACGCCCGACTTCATCAACCGCGGGGACTACGAGGTGGACATCGCGGGCCAGCTGTACCCGGCCAAGGCCAAGCTCTACCCCTTCAGCTCGCTCTTCACCCAGCAGAAGCGCCGCAAGGAAGACATGGAGCTCAGCAACCTGCAGGGGAAGTGAGGTAGAGCAGCGGCCCCTCTATCACTCCGTCAGTTAAACCCACTCCTGGGTCCGTGGActtccatccgttttttgttttgaaattacaaaataaaaatagagaaataatccgttacccatcttttgttttgataataaaaaacagaaaccgGAAAACGGATCattatccgttttccgttttccgatttcattgatgtgtttgaaaatcgaaattgggaattaaaacagggtccgtgtatcttttggtcattggatttttccatcatgagtgggaatcaaaaaacaaaaaacgattggtttatttgattttccttttaaaacaaaaaacaaatattgaattacactgcattttttctttttctgtgttaatatgatttaacaaagattcaaaatacgcttttattttcgttttctatttcatataagaaaaatgaaaaactagtcaacaggaacgaaaaa
This genomic interval from Cololabis saira isolate AMF1-May2022 chromosome 2, fColSai1.1, whole genome shotgun sequence contains the following:
- the pdpr gene encoding pyruvate dehydrogenase phosphatase regulatory subunit, mitochondrial encodes the protein MCSCVRSSRALSPVLLPRLLPPQTGFRLAHRSLWTSNQCLAVQGDSQPLPLPSQARVVICGGGIVGTSVAYHLAKLGWTDIVLLEQGRLGAGTTRLCAGIVSVAKPISIECKMANYSNSLYQRLEEETGVKTGYVQTGSLCLAQNQDRFISLKRLASRLKVMGISCNIIKPKEVAKLHPLVNIHDLVGALHLPADAVVSSPDVNHALAVAAAGQGVQILERTTVQQVVVENGHVMAVETDRGPIECEYFVSCAGQWAYELGQASEVKVSVPLHGCEHFYLLTKQLQEPLSPNTPVVIDMDGRIYSRPWQGGILSGGFEKNPKPIFTEGRNQLEIQNMQEDWDHFEPMLSALLRRMPSLESAEIHQLVNCPESFTPDMRCLMGETPGLSGYYVLAGMNSSGLSFAGGAGKYLAEWMTYGYPTANVWPLDVKRFGNLQSSRTFLRHRVMEVTPLLYELKVPRWDFQTGRQLRTSPLYDRLDTQGARWMEKHGFERPKYFVPPGKDLLSLDQSKTFYKPDWFDIVGAEVKCCKEAVCVIDMSSFTKFELTSTGDQALELLQHLCANDLDVPVGHIVHTGMLNERGGYENDCSVVRISKNSFFIISPTDQQVHCWSWIKKHMPEDPHLHLEDVSWKYTALNLIGPRAMDVLAELSYVSMTPDRFPSMFCKEMSVGYANGIRVMSMTHTGEPGFMLYIPIEYALHVYNEVISVGQKFGIRNAGYYALRSLRIEKFFAFWGQDLDTFTTPLECGREFRVKFDKDTNFLGREALLQQRQDGVFRRFVMLILEDHDTELDLWPWWGEPIYCNGLLAGTTTSSAYSYTLERHVCLGFVSPPPSAEGLPTAITPDFINRGDYEVDIAGQLYPAKAKLYPFSSLFTQQKRRKEDMELSNLQGK